The Bdellovibrio sp. NC01 genome includes the window GCCAAGAGATGATTTCAAAATTGCCTGATGGGCAATGGACATTGATTTCAAAAGAGCCTGCGTTTTACGACAAACTTTTAGAAGCACTCGAAGGTGTTGTCGAAGTCGATCCAAAAAAAGCGCAGAAGATGGAAGCGGAAACTGTGATCATGCGTCCGCCGCCAACTCAGCAACCAAAACAAGAAGCACCGAAGCCTCTGAATTTTGAAAACATCGCGCCACCAGCGAATTCAAAACTTCCGACGGTAGATATTTATCAACAGCCAGCGCAAATCGCTCCGGCCTCTATCCCCGTTCCGAACATTTCTTCAAATGAAGGCAAAGACAAAGTTATCGAGCTTTCGAATTTGAAGAACATGGAAAAGGGCGAGTTGTTTAAAGCATTGCGCGGCCCTGCTGCGGTTCTCGTAGTTGTGATTTTAGTTGCTGTGTTTTTGTTGTGGGATACGGGACCTGCGAAAGGTGACAAGATTCACTTGTTAGCTCCCGGCAAAGCTGGTGCTTCACTTTCTGAAACGCAAGTGAAAGACAAGTTGAACGAAGCCTTGTTTTCAATTGAACAAGATACTTTTGATTCATACTTGGATGCACAAAATAAACTGGTCGGTATCATTGAAGGTGCGCCTTCGAATATCGAAGTTCGTGCATTGCTGTGTGTGGTCTATCGCGAGCTGTGGCCGTATGCCAAACAAGATGCGCAAGACGTAAAGACGATCACGATGGTGACGCAAGCAACGCGTGCGTTGAATGTCGTCAGTCCATTGGGACAAGTGTGTGAATCTGTGAAGCTTATGACTTCAGGTCGTTATCGTGAAGCGCGCGGTACGGTTGAGGCCACCCTTGAATCGACAGAGCCGTTTTCATTGTTGCCGGTTTTATACGGCTACAAAGCGGAACTTCTGCAAGGTGAAAAAGATTATCTGAATGCTGTTCCCTACTATGAAAAATCGATTCAGTTGTGGGACAAGTGGTTGCATCCGCAAGTGCAATTGGGCGTCTTGTACATGGAGCAACAAAGTTTTGCAGATGCATCTCGGATGTTTCAAGAGGTGTTAAAGAAAAATCCAAGACATCGTGAAGCCAAATTCTTATTAGGTGTGGTTGAGTATCGTGGTTACAAAAAATCCGATTCAGCGTTCACCCTTTTATCTTCAGCTGCGGATTCGAAGATGCGCGTACCTTCATTGATTGAAGCGCAAGGTCTTCATGCTTTAGCGGAAATTTATGTTCTTCGTAACGAAAAAAGAAAAGCGTTAGAAACGGCTCAAAAGGCATTTTCATTAAATCCAAACAACAGCGATCTTCGTCAATTGGTCGTGCGTTTGGGTGGTTCTGACAAAGTGAAGGCCGATAAAAATCAGAATAACGAAATGTTGTTCTTGGGGGATCAATACGTCAGACAAGGTGACAATTTAGCAGCGCAAGCCGAATTTAAAGCCGCCTTTGAAGCAGATCCAAAAAATGGAACGGCCGCGATGAAAGCAGCTAAAGCATTGTGGCAACTGAATCAAAGCTTTGAAGCGATCGAGTGGTTATCGAAAGCCATGCGTGCAGAGCCGAAATTAATTTCTGCCTACGTACTTCAAGCGGACTACATGTCGCAACGTTTTGATTTTAATGGCGCAATGATGGCATTAACAAACGCGACACGCATCTCGCCAAATAACTATGAAGTGCAACGTGGTTTAGCGCTTTTAGAATTCCGTAAAAATAACATGATCGGTGCGATCAGTTACGGAACTCGTGCGGCAAAAATTTACGACGGTGATATTGAAACTTTCATTCTGCTTTCGAAAGCAAATGCAATCTTGGCGCAGTCAATTGTGCCATTGAATAAAAAAGAAATTGAAAGAAAAGAAAATGCCGGAAAAGACGCTGTTCGCTACGCAACCAAAGCGGTAGAGATCGATGCGACAAATCCAGAAGCACAAATTACTTACGCAAAAACTTTGGCGGCAACTCAAGGTGTGGATGCGGGGATTACTTATCTTAATGAATTGATTAAACGCTTCTCGTACACGTTGGATTATCGTGTCGCGCTTGCTGAAGTTTATAAATCTGAAGATCGTTATACTCAGGCGCGTGATATTTACGAAAAAGTTGTTGAAGCAGATCCGCGTAATAAAAAAGCGTGGCTGGGACTTGGTGAAGGTAGCAAAGCTTTGGGTATGAATGACAAAGCGTTGAAGGCATTCTTGCAAGCGGCAGTACTCGATCCAACGGATGGTGAGGCACTTTTCCGTGCGGGTCAGTTGTATTTGGAAACAAGTCGTTTTGATGAAGCGATTCAACAATTCCGTCGTGTGCAGCGTTTGAATCCAAATTATCCGCGAACGAATTATTATATCGGTAAAGCGGCCTTTGCATCAGGGGACTTCAACGGCGCGATGGAAGCAGCGAAAGCGGAAAAGCGTTTGAATCCAAATGTGGCGGATTCTTACATTTTGGCGGCAGAGATCTATACGGCTCGTCGTCAATATCAAGAGTGTGCTGGGGAGTATTCGCAAGCAATGAAACTTCGTCCGCAAGGTGCGGATATTTACGTGAAATCAGCGCAGTGTTATCGCCAATCGGGTGCAATAGATGTGGCAGAAGACATGTTAGCACTGGCGGCGGCACGCGAAAGTGGTTACGCGGATATTTACCGCGAACAGGGCGCGATTTATGAAATGAAGGGCGATACTCGCTCTGCGGCAACAGCATACAATAAATATATTGGCCTCTCCCCAAATGCACCGGATCGTGCTGAAATAGAGGCCAGGATTAATCGTTTAGGTAATTAGAACGTTTCGAAGGGAAAGCAGCCATGGGAATCGGCGATAAAATGAGAGGTTTAGCAACCAATGTTCAAGATGGCGTGAAATCATCCACGCTTTCATTCATGCACATCATGCTCCGCTTGATTACAGGTTTTTTAGTTGGTTTGACTTTGGCTTTGATCGGTCAAGAGTTGATCGGCTATGGAACATTTGCTCTCATTTTTGCAACGGTTGTGGTTCTTGCGGTCATCATGAAGCTCTTGTCGAATTGGTCCTTCGGTCAAATTCTTATTTTTGATTTGATCGTCGTTCTTGTCGGTATGCTGCTAAGAATGTATATTCTGGTCGCACCTTAAATTTGGGATTTTGAAAAATGATCGATATTAAACTTCTTGAGAAAAAAGCAGAAAACGGACCTTCTTATTACGACGAATATAAGCAGGCGTTGATCAATCGTGGTGGTACGCCAGAGATTCTTGAGCAAATCATGGATCTGAATAAGAAACGTAAAGAAATGATTGCCCAAGCTGAGTCAGCAAAAGCCAATCAAAATAAACTTTCTGGTGAAATTGGCAAATTAAAGCGTGAAGGCAAAGATGCTTCTGAAATTTTAGCAGAAGTGGAAAAACTTAAAGGTGCCGTGAAGGACCTTGAAGCGAAAGCGGCGGAAGCAGATCAGCAAGTTATGAACTTAGCGCTGGTGATGCCGAACAAACCACATTCTTCTGTGCCAGTGGGTGCATCTGCTGATGAGAATAAAGAACTTAAGATCGTAGGAACTCCGACGAAGTTCTCTTTCAAAGCTAAAGAGCACTGGGAGTTGGGTGAAAAACTAAACATCATCGATTTCGAACGCGCTGGTAAAACGACAGGCACACGCTTTGCGTTTTTAAAAGGTGCAGCGGCACAGATGGAACGTGCTTTGATTCAATTCATGATGGACATGCACTCGTCTCGTCATGGTTATACGGAAATGATTCCGCCATTCATGGTGAACTCGAACAGCTTGTTGGGAACAGGAAATTTTCCAAAGTTCAAAGAAGACGTTTTCCATCTTGAAGGTTCGGATTTGTTTTTGATTCCAACAGCGGAAGTTCCGGTGACGAATTACTACAATGGCGAAATCTTGGATGAAAAAGATCTGCCACAAAGCTTCTGCGCATATTCTCCGTGCTTCCGTTCTGAAGCTGGAAGTGCGGGTCGCGATACGAAGGGTCTTATTCGTCAGCATCAGTTCGATAAAGTTGAATTGATGACGTTCTGTCATCCGGATAAGTCTTATGAAATTCACGAGGCCCTGACATCTCATGCAGAACAGGTATTGATGGATTTGGAGTTGCCATTCCGTCGCATGCTTTTGTGTACAGGAGACATGGGATTTGGATCTGCCAGAACCCATGACCTTGAGGTTTGGTTGCCGGGACAAAATATGTATCGTGAAATCAGTTCATGTTCTAATTTCGAGGACTTCCAAGCTCGTCGCGCAAATATCCGTTTCCGCACAGCGGGTGGAAAACCTCAATTCGTACACACATTGAATGGTTCAGCACTAGCCGTGGGAAGAACATTGGTAGCCATTCTTGAAAACTACCAACGTGAAGATGGCTCTGTGGCGATTCCGAAAGCTCTTCAAAACTACATGGGCGGCAAAACCGAAATCAGATAAAGGGTGCCTGCTTCTTTTTTACAACCACACCGCGTCATTGTGGATAACTGCTTGATGTCTCTCCTCAAAACCCATAAAACGGTCGACGGAGAGTTGGTAGAGTGGTTGAATACACCAGTCTTGAAAACTGGCAGCCCTTCGCGGGGCTCGAGGGTTCGAATCCCTCACTCTCCGCCATTTAGCTTCGGCTAATAAAAAACAAAAAAGCGACCCAATGAGGTCGCTTTTTTTATTTCTGGCC containing:
- a CDS encoding tetratricopeptide repeat protein, yielding MKTRTGQVKGPYSTEAILRMIGEGVFSGQEMISKLPDGQWTLISKEPAFYDKLLEALEGVVEVDPKKAQKMEAETVIMRPPPTQQPKQEAPKPLNFENIAPPANSKLPTVDIYQQPAQIAPASIPVPNISSNEGKDKVIELSNLKNMEKGELFKALRGPAAVLVVVILVAVFLLWDTGPAKGDKIHLLAPGKAGASLSETQVKDKLNEALFSIEQDTFDSYLDAQNKLVGIIEGAPSNIEVRALLCVVYRELWPYAKQDAQDVKTITMVTQATRALNVVSPLGQVCESVKLMTSGRYREARGTVEATLESTEPFSLLPVLYGYKAELLQGEKDYLNAVPYYEKSIQLWDKWLHPQVQLGVLYMEQQSFADASRMFQEVLKKNPRHREAKFLLGVVEYRGYKKSDSAFTLLSSAADSKMRVPSLIEAQGLHALAEIYVLRNEKRKALETAQKAFSLNPNNSDLRQLVVRLGGSDKVKADKNQNNEMLFLGDQYVRQGDNLAAQAEFKAAFEADPKNGTAAMKAAKALWQLNQSFEAIEWLSKAMRAEPKLISAYVLQADYMSQRFDFNGAMMALTNATRISPNNYEVQRGLALLEFRKNNMIGAISYGTRAAKIYDGDIETFILLSKANAILAQSIVPLNKKEIERKENAGKDAVRYATKAVEIDATNPEAQITYAKTLAATQGVDAGITYLNELIKRFSYTLDYRVALAEVYKSEDRYTQARDIYEKVVEADPRNKKAWLGLGEGSKALGMNDKALKAFLQAAVLDPTDGEALFRAGQLYLETSRFDEAIQQFRRVQRLNPNYPRTNYYIGKAAFASGDFNGAMEAAKAEKRLNPNVADSYILAAEIYTARRQYQECAGEYSQAMKLRPQGADIYVKSAQCYRQSGAIDVAEDMLALAAARESGYADIYREQGAIYEMKGDTRSAATAYNKYIGLSPNAPDRAEIEARINRLGN
- the serS gene encoding serine--tRNA ligase, encoding MIDIKLLEKKAENGPSYYDEYKQALINRGGTPEILEQIMDLNKKRKEMIAQAESAKANQNKLSGEIGKLKREGKDASEILAEVEKLKGAVKDLEAKAAEADQQVMNLALVMPNKPHSSVPVGASADENKELKIVGTPTKFSFKAKEHWELGEKLNIIDFERAGKTTGTRFAFLKGAAAQMERALIQFMMDMHSSRHGYTEMIPPFMVNSNSLLGTGNFPKFKEDVFHLEGSDLFLIPTAEVPVTNYYNGEILDEKDLPQSFCAYSPCFRSEAGSAGRDTKGLIRQHQFDKVELMTFCHPDKSYEIHEALTSHAEQVLMDLELPFRRMLLCTGDMGFGSARTHDLEVWLPGQNMYREISSCSNFEDFQARRANIRFRTAGGKPQFVHTLNGSALAVGRTLVAILENYQREDGSVAIPKALQNYMGGKTEIR